The window CGGCATAGGCCCTCGTCCTCAAGTCATTGATTTCATGAAGCAGATTGGTCAGACTAACAGAAGAGCTTTGGCAACTGATGAGTGGCTAAGGGTTGAAGGATGTGATGGCGTCTACGCTCTTGGTGATTGTGCCACTGTAAATCAAAGAAGAGTCATGGTAATTGTTGATCGAGTTTTTTTCTATTTGCTTCACTTTCACACATCTTTCTTTTGATAATCTGTTGCTTGCAGGAAGATATTGCAGTAATATTCAGTAAGGCAGACAAGGATAAGTCGGGAGCTTTAGCCCTGCAAGAATTTCAAGAAGTCGTAGATGACATTTGTGAGAGGTACCCTCAAGTTGAGATCTATCTGAAGAAGAAGCAGATGAAGAACTTTGCAGCTTTGTTGAAAAAGACACAATCCGACACACAGAAACAGTCGACCGAACTGGATATTGAGAGCTTTAAGTCCTTACTTTCTGAAGTCGATTCTCAGATGAAAAATCTCCCTGCTACTGCTCAAGTGAACACATACATCTCGATCATATTGGCTTCCAAATCTCTTTTGTTCTAGTGCTGCTTCAACTACTGTATCATTAAGTCCTTTTCGGGAATTTTGTAGGTTGCTGCTCAACAAGGTGAATATCTTGCAAGCTGCTTCAACCGGATGGATCAATGTGAAAAGTACCCTGAAGGCCCTCTCCGATTTCGAGGGACAGGACGCCACAGATTTCATCCCTTCAGGTAAAAATCACAAAGACTAAATTAAATGAGTGAGTTTATGGTATTTGAAGACTGAAATTCGGTTGGTTTTTGTGAAAGGTACAAGCATTTTGGGCAGTTTGCTCCTCTTGGGGGAGAACAAACTGCAGCTCAACTACCTGGGGATTGGATCTCAATTGGTCATAGCACCCAGTGGCTTTGGTACTCTGTCTATGCCAGGTAACAAGATTCATTCAATTTAAAACCAGAAACATGATTTGAAGCATATTTTTCAGCATGAAAGTCTTGTTGTCTcatgttttgtttttgtatttttacAGCAAGCTAGTAAGTTGGCGCACAAGGATTCTGGTCATGTCAGATTGGGGCAGAAGATTTGTATTTGGCAGGGATTCAAGCAGAATCTGATATCTCCTACTTCAAAACACCCAAACTCTTCAAATTGAACAACATTTGATCTCATCAGATCCCATTTTTGTCATTACTTTTAAAATTgcatttgaattcaaatttaaattttacgaCTCATGTAGCCCCATTTATATTAGAAAAAGTTGCTAAAAAATGAAAGTTTGATCCTTTATTTTTTACACAAACACAAGTCTACAAACAAGAAGCTTTGCCTGTTTCCATAACAGGAGTTATGGTTCACAAAATACTGACttaaaagatataaaaaaaaacgtCATTGTTTCATTTCATTCTTCCTCATCCTCTGCAAAATTCAACTTCTGACAGATTAATGCTTCCATCTCTTCATCAGCAAAAAAACTTGTCTTACTCCCAATCAATTCAGACACCCTCTTGGCCGGTCCCGAGTCCCTTGGGCTCATATTCGCACAGCGAGTCGTTCTGATCCTCGGAAGCTTATCGCCCACCTTCGAAACTGACTCCAAACATGTTTCTTCCATTTCTTGTTGAAGAATCATTATTTCATTTGGTATGTCCCATCGCTTCTTCACTCTGCTTTGCGGTGCCTTGCTTTGGCTAAGATCCGACGAAGATCGCCGCTTGTCATACCTACTGCTTCCATCGTCTTTGCAATTTCCTGGCAGAGATCTCTTACGATTCTCTGTGGGTACTTGGCTGCTTTCGTTTGTCTGATTGTAACGGCTCGCTATAATCCTACCAGTTCTCAATGGCTTTTTGACACTAGTGGGTGGTACTGATTTTTCAACGTCTTTAAAGAGCTTCTTTGGTTGAATTGATTCAAAAACCCCATCTTTTTTTACCGGCCGTTTTGATACGATAGTGGTGGCTGGTTTCCGTACAGTTTGAGCCTTGATCAAAGTCCTCCTCGATTTGGGGCTAAGGCTGAAGCTGTTTCCTCTTCTGTTCTTCGCCTTCACTTCGTCAATATCTAGTAATTTTGGAAGGCATGATTGGCGACGGTTTTGAATTCGCTGAGCTGGCGTGATTTCTGTCTTCCCTTGCCGTCGTGCTTCGATGCCACCGTGGATTTCCGACGGCCCCAAACTTAAGCCTCTGTTTTTACAAATTTTCGGTTCAACTAAAGAGTCTTCAAACATTTTACCAACCCCATCTGAATTCTTGCTACTTGCTTTCGAATCAACCGATCTGATGGGCACGAATCTTGCACCCCTCTGAACTGCTGTTCTCACGGCTTTTTGCTCGGCCTTTTCAATTTGAAGAGCTTTTAGCCTTGTCGCTAATCGATTGATTTCCCTCTCTGTTTCTTCGATTTCTTCATCAACATTTCTTTTCTTACTAATTACCTCCTCCTCTTCTTTCCCCTTGTCACCATACATTTTGGCTGAGACCATACGAGGCGTTTTGAATGGCTTCCGTTGTGAATTTTCAACGACGCCATTACGATTGAGCGGCTTCACAGAAACAGGGTACTTGCCGGAAGCAGGGGTCTTCAAATTCAAAGGGCACAAATTTTCTTTGCTGCAATCACTCTGCAATGGTTGGGAAGATTGATTCTTGTAGGAATCTTGCATATTTGACCAAGAAACGGTTCTAACATCGGATTCTCCATTGTCAAATGCAGCATTGTTCCAGACCTGAATGTTTGGGGCTTCAATGTCATCAGGGCGATCAAGAAGAGTCATTTCTAAATTCTGGATATGTGAAAttttatggaaaaaaaatataaagggGTTTTgcaggaagaagaagatgacgaAGGGCTAAAATGAAGAGAATGGTTTTTCTTTGATTAAAGAGAAAAGAATGAGGTGCAGATTGAGATGGAGAGGAAATGGGGAATTCTCTATATTTTTGAGTTTTCGACCGTTGGTGAAATATAGACGTTAGAAGGATGCGCTCTTCGTCATGACGTGGATTCCTGGCCGTTGGATTGGGGAGTTCATCGCGCTCCGATTTATTGATAAAACTGGGGCCCGGAGCTAGGCCTGGCTGAAAAGAAACATCATTCTTCTTACCCTATGAGGCCCATTATCTATTTAATTTGCTGTTTCCTTTTGAAAGATAcactataatattttttttatgaaaaccaTCTTCCAATTTTGGACAGATTTAAACTTCAATTGCTATAAGGAAAATCTTCAAAAAGTTATTAAGatttaaaatcttttaaaacTTCTTTCTTTATTAGGTACGGTTTTATACTTTACATATTAGTGATGCATGTTAAAAGGATTTTAtgataacaaatttaaataaaatcttGGGTGAAACTAAAATAATGAAAAGCATATCATATTCATTGATGATGGATTTAAATATTCTCAAGATTACAACTATAATGAGTGCTTAGGAGAAAACAAGGGTGAATAACCTCTTGTAACCACTTACACCACTGACCACCTTAAACAATTTTAAACTGAAGTAATAACTGATGCAAATTAGAAgtaatataaaattataaacaaataagAGGAAAATATGACAAAACTAACTTCTGTCAAACTTGATAAGAAACAACCACCCCCCAGACTCATGGGTGATGAACAAACATTGGGTTTGGACTGAAGCTCACAGAACTTGAATTTTGTCAATGACTTTGTTAAACCATAAGCAAGTTGTTGATTTGTTGGTATATAGCGAACATCTAATTGCTTGGCCAGAACTTTATCTCTCACAAAGTGCAAATCAAGTTCAACATGCTTACCTTTGGAATGAAACACAAGATTAGCAACTAGGGAAAGTGCACTAATATTGTTACACCATATCACTGAAATTGAAGAAGATGGATACTAAATTTCTGCAAGTAATAATTAAACCCAACTTATTTCAACAACTATATGTGCAAGAGATCTTTGCTAATTCTTTACTTGATCCTGCTACAACATATTGTTTCTTTGAAGACCAGGATACGAGAGAATCACCAATAAAAACACAATGATCTGCTATTGATCGTCGATCACCAAGAAAACAAGCCAATATGCATCTGAGTAAGCTGTCACATGATAATTATCTGAATTGAGAATATGAAATCCATAGCCAAGAATTCCCTTCAAATACCTTAGAATTCTTCTTACAAGTTTCCAATGAAGTGAAGTAGGTTATTGAAGAAGTTGACTTAATTGTAATGCACCTCTAACACTTCTGTACATAGTTGGATTAACCATAAGTTCTTCCTCATTAGGAACTAAATGCTTTTCTGTTACAGCTAGTATACGACATGGCTTTAGATGAGTTAATTCTAACCTGTGTAGAAGATATGTTATATACTTTGTATTCCTAAGAAATAAGGTAACTTGCCAAGATCCTTTAATGCTGCTTGTTTGTATATATATGCGTTCAAATTCATGCTATCATGAATGTAAAGTTAAAGCTCTAAGTATGCAACTAAGTTAGAACTAAGTTGAGGTTgcttaattttataaatgtgTCAATTGCgcacaagttttcctctcttttGCCTAAGTGTAAGCGGAAAGGAAGGTTTCTTGGGTAAGCTAGGGTCGAATATAGGGAACTTTTGGTTTCTTCTAATTATAACGCATGGACTAGTTTCATGTGGTATCCATACAATATTGTTATATTCACAGTATTACTTAATTCATCTAATATTATTTGCACTAAGTGTGATGCGAAAGGGGAAATGGGAAGGATTAATATGTATGTATTTGAGAACTCAAATTGTATTAGGCGAGTGTAAGAAAGGAATGTTCATTATATTATGTCACGATATGTTTATTATATACAAAGGATGAGTAGTTCCTTGAGACAATAAAAGCACCTACTAATTCCAGAATTAAGGTAAGCATCTTTTTGGAGCCTTTGACTATTGGGATGCAAATACTTGAAATTACAATTTGATTTACATCTAGTTTGTTTAGTCGCATTGTTTATAATCCATCCTATATTAAGGCAAGTAGCCTTTTGATGCCTTGGTGCCACACATACTCATATTTCTGATATGTATGTTAAGGAGGAATTCAGTGAAGTGATTGCATCTCTACAATCCCTTCACTGCCTGTTTAGCAAGATCTTAGTTATTGACTCTCTTAACTAATAACACCCAATGTTTCATTCCTTCCTCTGAATGGAATGACACGTTGAATGAAGCTCTGGCTAAATAAGGTAAATAATAAGATCATTCAGACTCTCTAAGAACTATCACTACTTTGAATTATTCATAATTATAAAAAACTCAATTAAGTGAAAGGTAAAGAGATGGGAAAATGATAATCAAAATTCTTTGTATTCATAATTAAAACTTTAGACCTCTTAGTCATGAGgttcaaaatataaatataatacatAAATATTGCAAATGAAAATAAAGTAAATGAGACAAGTCTTAGAGCACAATCTCTTGGGAATGAGATTTGGATTCTGTACATCTCTCACTCTAAATTCTCACCTAAAGCACGAGAAGGAAGGCGAGGGATGAAGTTGATCTTTCACTGGAGCCTCACACACACAAAATGAAGGAGAGAGACTTGTATTTATAGGCATGGATCGATGGAATATCATATGGTCTGAGGCGCCATTAATTCTCTGACTTATGAATCATTGCTATGAGGCGCTAAAGTCGTCTTTTCGTCCTTCAGTTGACAATCTCACCAATCGTTCTTGTCTTCTAGAATTCATATCACCTAAACTACCCTTTCCTTTCGATGCCTGGTTGGTTGACACAAGCATGGATCACTTAATGTAActccttcatttttcttattcatTTCTTTTTGCTAAAAACCTACGTTCGAACAATAAAATTGTAATAAACAAACGTTTTGTCCTTTTGAGACTTGCATAAAGCATTCATCCTACTTCAATCTattgaaaagagaaaatttaTCAACTAATTTGAGTCAAAAGCCTATTGGTataaaaaattccaaaaaaaacCATAAATACTCACCAAAACATACCCACAATAGCTTCAATGGCATAGATCGAGCTTTATTGATGACATATCTCAACACAAGAGAGATTCCACATTAGGGTTCAACTTTCGACAATAAAAAAACTGAGCACTAGTGAAGAAAACATAGTTTCGCCATAGACAATAAGTGCGGCTTGCTGGCGTGGCGTGCTGCTGTCGTCTGGCAAGTTGAATGATGCAAGTGGGTGGTTGGGCGGTAGTACATAGGTGCATGGAAGAAAGCGatagagagatagagagagtaTTTATTGTTCGCAGCCTATCTCGGGCAAGTTGAACGACATAAAGGTTCCTCGTTGGTGTATAGGTGCGAAAGAGAGAGATTGTGAGTGGAAGAGAGCGAGACAAGAGGAGGGAGTTGCATGGGAAATTTTCAGAAGGGGGTTTCTGAAATTTGAGAGGGGAATAAAAGGAAGGAAAGagaatttgatgaaattttggGGCAAACCCttttaatttctaatttaaGATATTTACTCCTTTCATTTTTCAATAACTCTATTTAAAATGGGTTATCCACAAGGGCTGTTAGGCCCATTTCTTATAGTGAATAGTAGCTTTAGCACACTTTCTTTAATGTTTTGTTCTTTACAACACAATTAGTTGAGTGAAATTCCACAAAACAATTGTTGTCAGAGGTAAGCTTGATAGTATTTATAAGTGCTAAAATTAGTGGGCTTTGCCCAATAGGAGATTTGTCCTAATATTCTTtcctctttatttatttatttatatttttctatttattcctctcttgtacctattgtatcATAGCCATAAAAGAATAAGAACaaatatcgtggtttttctctcgATACTCGAGTTTTCACGTCAATCGATGTGTGTTCtttgtctctactttcaatatggtatcagagagGGACATTGAACACACCTTAGAAGAACAATGTGAAACCCATATCTAAGAAGGGCTAAAAGTTTGGCTAAGTGTTTAAAAGGAAGGCGTTTTGAATTGACTTAGGCGATAAGAAGTAGGCGTTGAGGGTTCTTTGCAAAGATAAAAAGAAGGTGAGGAAGATTAGAATGTAGGTTGAGTGTCCTTTTAAACTGAAGGTTAGGCGAGAAGAAGTAAGgaaaattttggaaaattttcGAAGATTACTTAATGGGCCATGTGTAGAAGTTTAAGCTAAGCATGGTTAAGTTAAACATTAAGCTTCCACGTGCACCACTAAGAGTAGGAGCTGGCAAGTTATTAAGAGTTTAAGAGTGACTAACCCGTTTTAGGACTAGTGTAAATAGAGGAAGAAATCAGATTATTTAGGAGTGTTACTCTAGAGGACTGAAGAGAAAACTAAGTATACAAGTTGTTTTTGAGGGACTACGCGAGAAGAAGAAGTGTATGAGTAATCGGGGCTAAGGCAACTTAGTTTTATAAGTATTTTCTTTCAAAGTATTTATAAGATCGAAAGCTTTCTTTAAAGTTATACTTATTTGAAATGATGATTTATGTATAAATGTTTTCATAGAGATTTCAAATGGAAAGTGTATGTTATGTTAAAAGTATGTTTTATGTGTTCCAAATGAATGTGAAATTGTGTTCAAGTTTTCTCCCTATCAATGAGCCAActgttatgtgcacataaggagtaaaggcaGCCATATAAAAAAGGACTATATGGTGGAATGAGGTCGACCAATGCATAAAAAATGTGTATTGTGTTAGGTGGCCTAAGCAACAAGGAATGAATTAGGATATTCTCGAAGCCTATTGATGAAAAGGACATCGCAGTAGTCTAAATGCAAGATAACGAGTCTTAGCGTAGAGAATGATTCAAGGCCTTGGTGATAGGAATGTTTTATGACTAGTGTGTGTTTTGATATGTTCACGCGATATGATATGTAATGATGATGTTTATGAAATGTATTACAAACAAGGCGTTCTTAAAACTTCCCACTAAGTTttttgacttacgttttaagttttcaCTCCTAAGGTGATAAAACGTTAAGGCCAAACTAAGGAAATGGTGAGAAGCTGCTAGGCGAGAAGAGATTGCCAGGCGCCTTGTTTTAAGTTGAAGTCTTGTATTAATGTATTTTGTAAAGTGATGTAGAATGCCTTCTTAGAAGTTAATAAAAGATATGTTTCACCAACTTCCATTGTGTTAAGTGCTTTATATCACCTAAAATGTGAGTGTAAGCTTTAGTGTAAAATAATCATAACAATTAAGCTAAGCTTAAGGACCTCAAGCTAAGTGTTTTTGGTGTTTAACGTGTCAGAATTGCTCAAAGTCATACCACATCTCGAAAGTGTTTGCGGAACGGGGTGTGGCACACAACTAGTgatgaaaatcaaacaaaagAGGCAGCCACTAGTTTTAACGTCATCGTCGCCACCACCCTCGATTCTCGGATTAGTGCTACCATAGAAGAATGATTCTGCCGCCTTCAGACAACCCCGGTAAATGCATTACCGTCAATCCTAAAGTTGTCCACgtcatcattttttatataaatgttATATAATAGTTGTTGAATGTATGTTATAGGTTAGTCTTTAATTTTATAAGAGTTATAAAAATAATTAgactttaaaatctataacaaagataagttgTATGTTCACCTAAGTTAAACAAATATCTTCTAATTTTCATAGAAATAGGCCGATATCTTGTAAAGCTAGTTACAAGAGGTCtacctgattcgatcttgtcaacaagtcagataagatgactaaggttggaggttcttaagttgacgggTTACGAAACACCTGCTATCTGGAGATCGTAAtaagttcttgagcctagttaacctagttttatgagcatgcgtgagaggtgtgaggtaataaaactggtttatcacctagacatcgtaggttaaaattcGGTGTAATGGTTATACTTGAACGTTTCACCTCTtaggatttttttaaattagccTAAATATAATCCTAAAGTAATAGAAAACCCTTAAAATCGTTatagaacacttcagctagaGAGAAGTAGTGTAATTTTACATCTAGCGTCTCTAAGAGTTCATAATGTGAGGTCCATGTATGGCTTTAGGCAGTGCATAGGAGCAGACTCCCTTCAGAGAGTTTTTGCATGAatcaatatcaaggtgaataggggaagtagttcatagtaagtggttGAGGAATATGTGACAACATATCCCACGATCTCTTCTATTAGAtcgcaccgtgagattcctataatacACCTGCTTGTCTGCCCTAGAGTGACATTCCATTCagagggttgtattataggatttaGAACACCGCAAACTCAAAATGTGGATAGATTTTCTAAGATTGGTTTTCATATTGACTTTCCACTTTCGAGAACATGTTGATTCTGATCTATGAGATCAAAAAAAGGcaggttacacttacaagaattactaagttgttagtacATTCTCAACCAAATTAGCAATAACTAAGTGCTGTAAAGAATAAAATGTCATTCTAGAGTTAGCATCtagtcaagattgtcttgattcaaaggaAGAGTAATCAGCTACCCTTCCGTGAAGGTTTttctaaacctttgaaatatcatTGCAAAATATAATAATGAAGGGTACATTATTAGTAATTACTAAATTAGATTGGCTTCTTTATGATTATAGTTGTTTTTTAAGAGAAcatgtttgttttttttcagcatgaataacTTTATAGTTCAACTTCTAGCTTCCAAAAAATTAAATGGCGATAATTATGCAGCATGAAATCCAAATCTTAACACGATACTAGTGGTTGATGActtaagatttgtcttaactgaggaatgtcctTAAACCTCTCCATTAATGCTAATTGAACTAGTCAAAAAGCATATGATCAATGGGTGAAGGCTAATGAAAAAGCTCGTGTCTACATTCTTGCCAGCATGTCTGATGTTttggcaaagaaacatgaatccttagccatggctatagagattatggattcattaaGGGCATTTTTTGGGCAACCAGAATAGTCCCTTAGAAACGAGGAAATCAAATACCTTTACACTAAGCGTATGAAGGAGGGGACCtttgttagagaacatgtcatGGACATGATGATACAGTTCAACATCTCTGAAGTTAATGGTGGTGCCATCGACGATGCTAATTaggttagctttatcttagagtctctttTGAAGAGCTTTAAACCATTTTATATGAAAGTTTTCAAGGAAGTTTTCAAAAGGATTGTCCTCTAAAACCAAAGTTGACCCTCAAAACCTAATgctcaaataaaaaagaaaaaaaaaggaagactCTCAAGCAAAACGTGGGAAAGAAAGCTGTAGAAAAGGTAAGTGTTACCACTATGGCTTGGCCAAAGTACCTTGCAGAGAAAAAGACTGAGAAGGAaacacaaggtaaatatgatttactagttgttgaaacatgtttagtggaatatGAAAATTCAACCTAGATACTAGATTCAGGAGCCATTAACCATATTTGCTTCTTAGTTTAGGAAAATAGTTATTGGAAAAAGCTTTCAGAaggcgagatcactctcaaggTTGGAACAGGAGAGATGGTCTCAACTAAAGTAATGAGAGATTTAAAGTTGTATTTTGAAGATAGATATGTCACACttaagaatgtcttgtatgtacctcaaaatttaatatctatctcttgtatttTGGAACAAAGCATTCATTTTCTATAAGGTATTCAGATCTGTTCTACTATACTCGAAAGCAatttatataagttaagaccaaccaaagaaaattttatcttaaatactaaaatgtttagaacagctaaaacctaaaatagaagaaaatttccttttaacgcctatttatggcacttgagacttggtcacataaatctcaataggattggaaGATTGGTTAAGAATGAGTTTCTAAGTCAgctagaagataactctttacctccttatgaattttgttttgaaggaaaaatgactaAGATACTTTTACTGGAATGTTTTAGAGCTAAAGGAcctttagagctcgtacattcggaCCTTTGTGGATCAATGAATGTCAAATGAATGTCAAAACTTGGGGGGAgtatgaatatttcattagcttcattgatgattattcaaaaTATGATCATATCTACCTATTACATTATAAGtctgattctcttgaaaagtttaaagaatataaggctgaagttgagaataaattaggtaaaacaataaaaggTACTTCGATCAGATtaaggtggagagtatatggacttatgattccaagactatttgatagaacatgaaatTCAGTCACAACTCTCTACACCTAGTATGCCTCAGTAGAACGgtgtattaaaaaaagaaaccgtgttagacatggttcgctctatgatgagttttgctcagTTGCTAGATTCTTTTTGGGAATATGCTTTAAAGACAGCTACCTATATTTTGAATAATGTTCCCTCTAAAAATGTTTCTGAAACACCGTATGAGCTATGGAAAGAGCGGAAAGgaagtttacgtcactttagaaTTTAGGGATGCCCAACACGTGTGTTAGTGTAAAATCCTAAGAAATTGGAACATcattcaaaattatgcctattcaTACGTTATCCAAAATAATCAAGAGGTGGTCTATTTTACGATCCtgaagaaaataaagtatttgtatcgaaAAATGTCACATTCTTAGAGGAGGACCATATCAAAGATCATCAACCtcgcagtaaactagtattaaaTGAGATTTCTAAAAGTGCtatagataaacctagttcttccactatagtatatgaataaaggtagagacatgaaagtgggtgcatcctatgtaaagtgtttacataagactgaaccatgagatagtcacttttacgttataatatcgtttactgtttaaaactgactatcttgattattgatgacctaggtaacttaatcttaatcttgagctaactatgaacttctgttcacacgaaattatccttagatttgcataggtgatgATAACTCATTAgcattggcccaataagcctcccatttcaagggtaagatcgggtggataaccgggaacatagggtgcaagacagaattcacttcatactcggaagctcgaaaatgatagaaatagtgaaagttgtaaaaaagtgagaatattgacttttgactttaaaaagtcaaactttgactggcAATGTATTCAAATGTggtttgaatcttgagaaaatgaatgcggattcatgctcaggaggtcgaaa is drawn from Cucumis melo cultivar AY chromosome 11, USDA_Cmelo_AY_1.0, whole genome shotgun sequence and contains these coding sequences:
- the LOC103490474 gene encoding uncharacterized protein LOC103490474, with product MTLLDRPDDIEAPNIQVWNNAAFDNGESDVRTVSWSNMQDSYKNQSSQPLQSDCSKENLCPLNLKTPASGKYPVSVKPLNRNGVVENSQRKPFKTPRMVSAKMYGDKGKEEEEVISKKRNVDEEIEETEREINRLATRLKALQIEKAEQKAVRTAVQRGARFVPIRSVDSKASSKNSDGVGKMFEDSLVEPKICKNRGLSLGPSEIHGGIEARRQGKTEITPAQRIQNRRQSCLPKLLDIDEVKAKNRRGNSFSLSPKSRRTLIKAQTVRKPATTIVSKRPVKKDGVFESIQPKKLFKDVEKSVPPTSVKKPLRTGRIIASRYNQTNESSQVPTENRKRSLPGNCKDDGSSRYDKRRSSSDLSQSKAPQSRVKKRWDIPNEIMILQQEMEETCLESVSKVGDKLPRIRTTRCANMSPRDSGPAKRVSELIGSKTSFFADEEMEALICQKLNFAEDEEE